In Meleagris gallopavo isolate NT-WF06-2002-E0010 breed Aviagen turkey brand Nicholas breeding stock chromosome 2, Turkey_5.1, whole genome shotgun sequence, the following are encoded in one genomic region:
- the LOC104909735 gene encoding brefeldin A-inhibited guanine nucleotide-exchange protein 3-like yields MTIQVPENKLAGFLRYISMQNLAVIFDLLLDSYRTAREFDTRPGLKCLLKKVSGISGAANLYRQSAMSFNIYFHALICAILTNQENITAEQVKKILFEDDERSTDSSQQCSSEDEDIFEETAQVSPPRGKEKRQWRARIPSLSVQPVSNADWGWLIKRLHKLCMELCNNYIQMHLDLENNTEEPPVFKGDPFFILPSFHSETSTPSTGGQSGKDTPSEDDRSQIRDQLGDSLTPRSGEMLLLPPLSSPKPEKKEQNRKKEWWESAGNKIYTIATDKTISKFMTEYKKRKQQQQAMTSFTKEVKVDKKGELLGSRGQDSPILQRPQHLIDQGQMRHSFSAGPEILRQEKRPRSGSTVSSLNISVRDAEAQIQAWTNMVLTVLNQIQALPDQTFTALQPAVFPCISQLTCHVTDIRVRQAVREWLGRVGRVYDIII; encoded by the exons ATGACAATACAAGTACCAGAAAACAAGTTGGCTGGTTTCCTCAGGTACATCTCCATGCAGAACTTAGCTGTCATCTTTGACTTACTGCTGGACTCCTATAGAACAGCCAGAGAGTTTGACACCAGGCCTGGGTTGAAGTGCTTGCTAAAAAAAGTGTCTGGCATTAGTGGAGCTGCCAACCTGTATCGCCAGTCAGCAATGAGCTTCAATATTTACTTCCATGCTTTGATCTGTGCTATCCTGACAAACCAGGAGAACATCACTGCAGAGCAAGTGAAGAAGATCCTCTTTGAGGACGATGAGAGAAGCACTGACTCATCACAACAGTGCTCTTCAGAAGATGAAGACATTTTTGAAGAAACTGCCCAGGTCAGTCCTCCTcggggaaaagagaagagacagTGGAGGGCTCGAATACCATCTCTGAGTGTACAGCCTGTCAGCAATGCAGACTGGGGATGGCTGATCAAGCGGCTTCATAAGCTCTGCATGGAACTGTGCAACAACTATATCCAGATGCACCTAGACCTGGAGAATAACACAGAGGAGCCTCCAGTGTTCAAAGGCGACCCGTTCTTCATTTTACCATCTTTTCATTCAGAAACCTCCACCCCATCAACTGGAGGGCAGTCTGGGAAGGACACTCCATCAGAAGATGACCGGAGTCAAATAAGGGACCAACTGGGAGACAGCCTAACACCACGAAGTGGAGAAATGCTGCTATTACCCCCACTCTCAAGTCCTAAaccagagaaaaaagaacaaaacaggaaaaaagaatggtGGGAGAGTGCTGGCAACAAGATCTACACCATAGCCACTGACAAAACCATCTCTAAGTTCATGACggaatacaaaaaaagaaagcagcagcagcaggccaTGACATCCTTCACCAAAGAGGTCAAAGTGGATAAGAAAGGGGAGCTCCTGGGCTCCAGAGGGCAGGACTCACCCATACTCCAGAGGCCACAACATCTTATAGACCAAGGTCAAATGAGGCATTCATTCAGTGCTGGCCCAGAGATTCTAAGACAAGAGAAGAGACCACGCTCAGGATCCACAGTCAGCTCCCTGAATATATCTGTTAGGGACGCAGAGGCCCAGATACAG GCATGGACAAACATGGTGCTGACAGTTCTCAACCAGATTCAGGCCCTACCAGACCAAACTTTcacagccctccagccagcagTGTTCCCATGTATCAGCCAGCTGACTTGCCATGTGACTGATATCCGTGTTCGTCAGGCAGTACGGGAATGGCTAGGAAGAGTGGGCCGTGTGTATGATATCATCATTTAA
- the SMIM28 gene encoding small integral membrane protein 28 has translation MRRLLGSSWRKFGHADRGNYDWLNTEPGGPLLETELQSRQQISSTKDDIEPFLCIILPATMMLFLAFLLLFLYRRCQRPIPQGQIFSIDLPEALPEHDVSNFLSVLPWNSEQSFHYSTLLPDATFLSMCLPPSYEEATTKTALDEAHIELSPDPVPPYEESTQPSSSTK, from the exons ATGAGGCGGCTCctgggcagcagctggaggaaatTTGGACACGCTGACAGGGGGAACTACGACTGGCTGAACACTGAACCAGGTGGGCCACTTCTGGAAACAGAGCTCCAG AGTAGACAACAGATAAGTTCAACCAAAGACGACATAGAGCCATTTCTGTGCATCATTTTGCCTGCCACCATGATGCTCTTCTTGGCattcctgctgctcttcctgtACCGCCGCTGCCAGCGCCCCATCCCACAAGGGCAGATCTTCAGCATTGACCTCCCTGAGGCCCTGCCTGAGCACGACGTGTCcaatttcctttctgtgctgccCTGGAACAGCGAGCAGAGTTTTCATTACTCCACTCTCCTCCCGGATGCCACATTCCTCTCCATGTGCTTGCCTCCATCCTACGAGGAGGCCACGACAAAGACTGCCCTGGATGAGGCTCACATTGAGCTCTCTCCAGACCCAGTGCCTCCTTACGAAGAGAGCACAcagccatccagcagcaccaaATAA